In a single window of the Deltaproteobacteria bacterium genome:
- the htpX gene encoding zinc metalloprotease HtpX, protein MNTLRTCFLMGILTLLFLWIGDLLGGRNGMIIALVLAGTMNFVTYWFSDRIVLRMYGAREVGPVEAPDLHSLVGELTQRVQLPMPRIYVIENESPNAFATGRNPENAALAVTTGLLRILSREELMGVIGHELSHIRHRDILIGTVAATMAGAISYLSVMARWGAMFGGFGGDDEDGGGSFLMIVLVSILAGVAAMLIQMAISRSREYLADRGGGELTGHPAYLARALKKLDSSTKTIPMKANPATAHMFIVNPLKAKGVATLFSTHPPIEERIRRLEAMERERFS, encoded by the coding sequence ATGAACACTCTTCGCACCTGCTTTCTGATGGGGATCCTCACACTGCTTTTTCTCTGGATCGGCGACCTCCTGGGAGGTCGAAACGGAATGATCATCGCCCTGGTTCTCGCCGGCACCATGAACTTCGTCACCTACTGGTTCAGTGATAGAATCGTCCTCAGGATGTACGGGGCAAGAGAGGTCGGGCCTGTTGAGGCCCCTGATCTCCACTCCCTCGTTGGAGAACTGACCCAGAGGGTCCAACTGCCTATGCCGAGGATTTACGTCATCGAGAATGAGAGCCCCAATGCCTTCGCCACTGGCAGGAATCCCGAAAACGCCGCTCTGGCAGTCACGACCGGGCTCTTGAGAATCCTTTCCAGGGAGGAGCTCATGGGGGTGATCGGCCACGAGCTCTCCCACATCCGGCACAGGGATATCCTCATAGGAACGGTGGCGGCCACCATGGCCGGAGCCATAAGTTACCTCAGCGTGATGGCTCGGTGGGGGGCGATGTTCGGGGGGTTCGGCGGTGACGACGAGGACGGCGGTGGAAGCTTTCTGATGATCGTGCTCGTATCAATACTGGCAGGCGTGGCAGCCATGCTCATACAGATGGCCATTTCTCGCTCCAGGGAGTATCTGGCCGACCGCGGCGGGGGCGAACTCACCGGGCACCCGGCATACCTGGCCAGGGCCCTGAAAAAACTCGACTCCTCTACGAAGACGATCCCCATGAAAGCGAATCCCGCAACCGCCCATATGTTTATTGTGAATCCCCTCAAGGCAAAGGGGGTGGCAACACTGTTCAGCACTCATCCCCCAATCGAGGAACGGATCCGCCGCCTGGAAGCCATGGAAAGGGAACGGTTCAGCTAA
- a CDS encoding queuosine precursor transporter, protein MDRERGNHYHLLGTVTALFVTVLLTSNIASAAKIVDLRVSIGTFPLAFDGGTFLFPLSYIFGDVLTEVYGYRISRRVIWTGFGCAALMSLTFFVLGRLPGEPSWERAAGQAAYDKILGSVGNGGIIAASLCAYWAGEFSNSYVLAKMKIVTRGRWLWARTIGSTIVGEGVDTVLFVGIATLLGVFPVSAMASLVVANYLFKVGVEVVMTPVTYRLCGLLKRIERVDVYDYDTSFNPFRLEFSLPGVARK, encoded by the coding sequence ATGGACAGGGAGAGAGGGAACCATTACCATCTGCTTGGAACCGTGACTGCCCTCTTTGTGACGGTTCTTCTAACCAGCAACATCGCTTCTGCGGCGAAGATTGTCGACCTGAGGGTCTCGATCGGAACCTTCCCCCTGGCCTTTGACGGAGGGACCTTCCTCTTTCCCTTGAGCTACATCTTTGGTGATGTGCTGACAGAGGTCTACGGGTACCGGATAAGCCGGAGGGTGATATGGACCGGCTTCGGATGTGCGGCCCTGATGAGCCTGACTTTCTTCGTCCTGGGCAGACTCCCAGGTGAACCCTCATGGGAGAGAGCGGCCGGTCAAGCGGCCTATGACAAGATTCTGGGTTCGGTCGGCAATGGCGGCATCATTGCGGCGAGTCTTTGCGCCTACTGGGCAGGAGAGTTTTCGAACAGCTACGTCTTGGCCAAGATGAAGATCGTCACCCGAGGCCGGTGGCTCTGGGCCAGAACCATAGGAAGCACCATCGTGGGGGAAGGGGTGGACACGGTTCTGTTTGTGGGTATTGCCACACTGCTGGGGGTGTTCCCGGTTTCGGCCATGGCGAGTCTCGTGGTGGCCAATTACCTTTTCAAGGTGGGCGTTGAGGTCGTGATGACACCCGTGACTTATCGGTTGTGCGGCCTTCTGAAGCGGATCGAAAGGGTCGATGTCTATGACTATGATACCTCCTTCAATCCGTTCCGCCTGGAATTCTCCCTCCCCGGGGTTGCCAGAAAGTAA